The segment GTACCACATCTTGACCTTGACGGGCAGTGTTAGGCGCGACTCGTGCTTGCTGCCAAAGGGTTGCGGTGATACCGTTTGCATCCGCACAGGGTTCCCGGTCTGCACTAGGTAACAACATCCATGTTTAAACGTTTAAGGGGGCTGTTTTCCAGCGATCTATCGATCGACTTGGGTACGGCCAACACACTGATTTATGTTCGCGGTCGCGGTATCGTGCTTGATGAGCCGTCCGTGGTTGCTATCCGCCAGTCTGGCAATATGCGCAGCGTCGCGGCAGTCGGTACAGATGCCAAGCGAATGCTGGGGCGTACGCCCGGCAATATTACCGCGATTCGGCCGATGAAAGATGGCGTTATTGCCGACTTCACCGTCACCGAACAGATGCTTCAGCACTTTATCCGTAAAGTTCATCAAAGCACCTTTTTAACCCCCAGTCCGCGTGTGCTGGTTTGCGTTCCTTGCATGTCAACGCAAGTGGAACGTCGGGCGATTCGTGAGTCAGCAGAAGGTGCCGGTGCCCGCGAGGTGTTCTTGATTGAAGAGCCCATGGCGGCGGCGATTGGCGCAGGGCTACCGGTTGATGAAGCGCAGGGGTCAATGGTGGTAGATATCGGTGGTGGTACCACTGAAATCGCGATTATCTCACTCAACGGTGTGGTCTACTCCGAATCAATTCGGGTGGGCGGCGACCGTTTTGATGAAGCCATTACCGCATACGTACGTCGTCACTACGGCAGCCTGATAGGCGAAGCGACAGCCGAACGCATCAAAGAAGAGATAGGTTGCGCCTACCCCGGTGGCGAACTGCGTGAAATTGACGTACGCGGTCGTAATCTGGCTGAAGGCATTCCGCGCAGCTTTACGCTCAATTCCCACGAAACACTGGAAGCGCTGCAAGAAACGCTGGGTTCTATCGTGGCCGCGATTAAGAGCGCCCTTGAGCAGTCACCGCCTGAATTGGCATCTGACATCGCTGAGCGAGGCTTGGTGCTAACAGGCGGTGGTGCGCTGTTGCGCGATCTGGATAAGCTGATTGCTGAAGAGACCGGGTTGCCGGTGATCGTTGCCGAAGATCCGTTGACCTGCGTTGCTCGCGGCGGTGGTAAAGCGCTGGAGATGATTGATCAGCACACCTTTGAGTTGCTGTCGAGCGACTGATCGCAGCGGTTAATTGCGGGGGGATTGCCTATTAAACCGCTGTTTTCGCACGGGCCACTGCCGGGTTACCGGCTGTTTTTTTGCGTCTTGGCTGCCAGTGCATTGATGTTTGTCGACCATAATTTTACGCGTATGGAGCATGTGCGTGCGCAAATGTCGATGGTCGTTGCCCCAATTCAGTGGGTCGTTAGTTTGCCTAGCGACCTGTTGAATTGGGGGGCACTGGCGCTCTCCGATCAACAGGCGCTGGTAGATGAGAACCGCCGACTGCGCGAGCAGATTCTTACCCTTTCCCATCGCGGGCAACGGATGGCGAATTTGACTGCGGAAAACAGCGAGCTGCGAGATTTGCTCAAAGCGGCAAAGCGACGTGATATTCCCTATATCACGGCTGAGCTACTTTCGCTGGATAACGATCCCTTCAGCCACCAGATGGTGGTTAATCGCGGCCATCGCAATGGTGCCTATGTAGGTCAGCCGGTGATTGATGCCTCGGGTTTGGTGGGTCAAATTACCGCGGTCTCTGCTTACTCCAGTCGTGTATTGCTGTTAGCTGATGCCAGTCATGCGTTGCCGGTCCAGTTAAACCGCAATGGGTTACGCTTTATTGTCCAAGGGGCGGGGCGTTACAGTAGCGTCAATGTGATGTACGTGCCCGATACGGCGGACATCCGTGAAGGTGATTTACTGACTACATCGGGTCTGGCTGGACGTTTCCCTCCCGGTTATCCGGTAGCCCGTGTTAGCGAGGTCTATCACGACCCTGGTCAGCCTTTTGCCCGTGTAACGGCCGAACCAATGGCGCAGTTGCAGCGTTCGCGACACTTCTTGCTGCTTTTTCCACCTCCGCGAGCGGAAGTGGATGAGCACGCATGGGATGAGACGCTGGATATCTCATCAGAAGCTTTACGCTCTTCGCTTCAACTGGCTAATCCCGACCAAGAGGTGCCCTGATGCCGCGTGCACCGGTTGTGCCTATTTTAGTTATTTGGCTAAGTCTGCTTCTAGCATTATGTTTGCAAGTGATGCCGCTAGCCGATGGTTGGCAGGTATATCGCCCCGAATGGTTGGGCCTGATGCTGATCTACTGGTGTATGCGCACTCCCGACAGAGTTGGCGTTTTTCATGGCTTTGTGCTGGGCATTTTGATGGATTTAATTGAAGGCACTGATCTAGGACAGCACGCGCTAATCTATGCACTTTTGGCGTTTCTCTGCGCCCTGGTCTATCCCCGTTTTCGGGCCTATTCGCTGGTACAGCAGTCGGCACTGGTGCTGGTGCTGTTAGGCTTGATGCAGTTAGTCGCCCAGTGGCTGCGCACTATCATCGGTGATTTTTCAATTCACTTAGCCTTTTTGATCCCTGCGCTTATCAGTGGCTTGCTATGGCCGTGGCTAGCGACGATGTTTCAAGCAATTGAACGTCGTTTGGCCGCTTCATGACTACGCCTGTTTTATGCCTAGCATCAGCCTCTCCACGCCGCCGGGATTTACTGGCATCCATTGGTGTACCGGTCACGGTTCACCCCTGTGATATCGATGAGACGCCGCTGGCTGGTGAGACGGCTCAAGCGTATGTGCCGCGCTTAGCGGTTGCCA is part of the Halomonas alkaliantarctica genome and harbors:
- the mreD gene encoding rod shape-determining protein MreD produces the protein MPRAPVVPILVIWLSLLLALCLQVMPLADGWQVYRPEWLGLMLIYWCMRTPDRVGVFHGFVLGILMDLIEGTDLGQHALIYALLAFLCALVYPRFRAYSLVQQSALVLVLLGLMQLVAQWLRTIIGDFSIHLAFLIPALISGLLWPWLATMFQAIERRLAAS
- a CDS encoding rod shape-determining protein; this encodes MFKRLRGLFSSDLSIDLGTANTLIYVRGRGIVLDEPSVVAIRQSGNMRSVAAVGTDAKRMLGRTPGNITAIRPMKDGVIADFTVTEQMLQHFIRKVHQSTFLTPSPRVLVCVPCMSTQVERRAIRESAEGAGAREVFLIEEPMAAAIGAGLPVDEAQGSMVVDIGGGTTEIAIISLNGVVYSESIRVGGDRFDEAITAYVRRHYGSLIGEATAERIKEEIGCAYPGGELREIDVRGRNLAEGIPRSFTLNSHETLEALQETLGSIVAAIKSALEQSPPELASDIAERGLVLTGGGALLRDLDKLIAEETGLPVIVAEDPLTCVARGGGKALEMIDQHTFELLSSD
- the mreC gene encoding rod shape-determining protein MreC — encoded protein: MPIKPLFSHGPLPGYRLFFCVLAASALMFVDHNFTRMEHVRAQMSMVVAPIQWVVSLPSDLLNWGALALSDQQALVDENRRLREQILTLSHRGQRMANLTAENSELRDLLKAAKRRDIPYITAELLSLDNDPFSHQMVVNRGHRNGAYVGQPVIDASGLVGQITAVSAYSSRVLLLADASHALPVQLNRNGLRFIVQGAGRYSSVNVMYVPDTADIREGDLLTTSGLAGRFPPGYPVARVSEVYHDPGQPFARVTAEPMAQLQRSRHFLLLFPPPRAEVDEHAWDETLDISSEALRSSLQLANPDQEVP